A genomic window from Levilactobacillus yonginensis includes:
- a CDS encoding class I SAM-dependent methyltransferase, with protein sequence MIYQSFAELYDELFDPAMYDQWLDFVAKRVQPQSGSVLDLACGSGRLGVLLAEQGYDVSGLDLSEEMLALAAEHAEEANVTMPLMAGNMLDLSEIETYQTITCFADSFCYLPDLPAVTKAFREVHGHLAVGGKFLFDVITPHQTDDVYPGYMYNYVDDTRAFVWTSYGIEDEDHAAEHELAFFTLDQETGQYRKVTELHHERTYELADYQTALADAGLTLQRVSADFGEHEVAADTTRWFFEVTREA encoded by the coding sequence ATGATTTATCAATCCTTTGCTGAGCTTTACGACGAACTTTTCGATCCAGCCATGTATGATCAGTGGCTGGATTTTGTCGCTAAGCGTGTGCAGCCGCAGAGTGGGAGTGTATTAGATCTCGCGTGTGGAAGTGGCCGCTTAGGCGTCTTATTGGCTGAACAAGGCTATGATGTAAGTGGCCTGGACCTCTCAGAGGAAATGCTGGCCCTTGCTGCTGAACACGCGGAAGAGGCCAATGTGACCATGCCGTTGATGGCGGGGAACATGTTAGACTTGAGTGAAATTGAGACGTATCAAACGATTACATGTTTTGCGGACTCATTTTGCTATTTGCCCGACTTACCAGCCGTGACTAAGGCCTTTCGCGAGGTTCATGGTCACCTGGCCGTTGGTGGAAAGTTTTTATTTGATGTGATTACGCCACATCAAACGGACGACGTGTACCCAGGATACATGTACAACTACGTCGATGACACGCGGGCCTTTGTCTGGACCAGTTACGGGATTGAAGACGAGGATCACGCTGCCGAACATGAACTGGCTTTCTTTACGCTGGACCAAGAGACTGGACAGTATCGTAAGGTGACGGAACTGCACCATGAGCGGACCTATGAGCTAGCGGATTATCAGACGGCCTTAGCGGATGCAGGGTTAACGTTACAACGAGTCAGTGCTGATTTTGGTGAACATGAAGTGGCCGCAGATACCACCCGGTGGTTCTTCGAGGTCACACGGGAGGCATAG
- a CDS encoding DUF177 domain-containing protein, producing MKWSLTELRKNYRNEPLSFEETLDLKADLMERYGDDVLDLSPVHVKGIASVVDGDVVVDAQVQADLTVPSSRSLTPVDLPVDFKMTEFYVSDPAATQRFEKTDVVMVVKDDQIDFDKAIGDNILLQIPMHILSKAEQQGAEMPTGQDWEVVAEEDLEKVEKENQSVDPRLAKLKDFFPDQDDQ from the coding sequence ATGAAATGGTCGTTGACCGAGCTCCGCAAGAATTACCGAAACGAGCCGCTTTCTTTTGAAGAAACACTTGATTTAAAGGCGGACTTAATGGAACGCTATGGCGACGATGTGCTTGATTTAAGCCCCGTCCACGTGAAGGGTATTGCTTCTGTCGTGGATGGTGACGTCGTTGTCGATGCGCAGGTTCAGGCGGACTTAACGGTTCCATCCAGCCGGTCATTAACGCCGGTGGACTTGCCTGTAGATTTCAAGATGACGGAATTTTATGTTTCCGACCCCGCCGCAACCCAACGGTTTGAAAAAACCGACGTTGTGATGGTAGTTAAGGATGACCAAATCGATTTTGATAAGGCTATCGGGGATAACATTCTTTTACAGATTCCGATGCACATTCTTTCAAAGGCCGAACAACAAGGTGCCGAGATGCCGACTGGTCAAGACTGGGAAGTTGTCGCGGAAGAGGACCTTGAAAAGGTTGAGAAGGAAAATCAATCAGTTGATCCACGTCTTGCAAAGTTAAAGGATTTCTTCCCTGATCAGGATGATCAATAA
- a CDS encoding response regulator transcription factor: protein MSRILIIEDEKNLARFVELELKHEGYETNVQFNGRTGLEAALSQDFDVILLDLMLPELNGIEVARRVREEKSTPIIMMTARDSVIDRVSGLDHGADDYIVKPFAIEELLARVRALLRRIHLEGEQKNTKQTTVKFKDLTIEKENRIVRRGDEVINLTKREYELLLALMENINVVLARDVLLTKVWGYESEVETNVVDVYVRYLRNKIDVAGQKSYIQTVRGTGYVMRS, encoded by the coding sequence ATGAGTCGAATTTTAATTATTGAAGATGAAAAAAACCTTGCCCGTTTCGTGGAATTGGAACTCAAACACGAAGGGTATGAAACCAACGTGCAATTCAATGGCCGGACGGGGCTAGAAGCAGCATTATCACAGGATTTCGACGTTATTTTACTTGATTTGATGTTGCCAGAATTAAATGGGATTGAAGTCGCCCGGCGGGTTCGTGAAGAAAAAAGCACGCCAATCATTATGATGACAGCCCGTGATTCAGTGATCGACCGAGTTTCCGGCTTGGATCATGGTGCGGATGACTACATTGTTAAGCCATTTGCTATTGAAGAATTATTGGCCCGGGTGCGGGCACTTCTTCGGCGGATTCATCTGGAAGGTGAACAGAAGAACACCAAGCAGACGACGGTTAAGTTCAAGGACCTGACGATTGAAAAAGAAAACCGAATCGTTCGTCGTGGTGATGAAGTGATTAACCTGACGAAGCGGGAATATGAGTTACTGTTAGCCTTAATGGAAAACATCAATGTGGTGTTGGCCAGAGATGTGTTACTGACGAAGGTTTGGGGTTACGAATCCGAAGTTGAAACTAACGTGGTGGACGTATACGTGCGTTACCTTCGGAACAAAATTGATGTCGCCGGTCAGAAGAGTTATATCCAGACTGTCCGGGGTACAGGGTACGTGATGCGTTCGTGA
- a CDS encoding matrixin family metalloprotease: protein MRKRWLVLILLVVSGLSVLYVRHDLPQVVRSSQVTVAKAASRLGIKLPLVGRKETAGATPVEKIVKPGQLKPTYYYHFEPRTPPKTQALFERAIAVYNATGIVNLVAGRPGLGQNGISLYTYHKDLSNQPGYLELGKGGPEIQTISGINLLTVNRGRAGLNAHYPDRGLQESVAIHEIGHVLGLDHSQNRGSVMYAIDQGHLRLSTGDLLALQYLYPKKGQKK, encoded by the coding sequence ATGCGGAAACGTTGGTTAGTGCTAATCTTACTGGTCGTGAGTGGTCTGAGTGTGTTGTATGTGCGGCATGATTTGCCGCAGGTCGTGCGTTCTTCCCAGGTGACGGTCGCTAAAGCGGCAAGCCGGCTAGGCATTAAGTTGCCATTGGTTGGGCGCAAGGAGACTGCCGGAGCGACGCCCGTTGAGAAAATTGTTAAACCCGGGCAGCTTAAGCCGACCTATTATTATCATTTCGAACCGCGGACGCCCCCAAAGACTCAGGCGCTATTTGAACGGGCAATTGCCGTCTACAACGCTACGGGCATCGTTAATTTGGTAGCAGGCCGACCGGGACTCGGGCAAAATGGCATAAGCTTATATACGTATCACAAGGATCTATCAAACCAACCGGGGTACTTGGAGTTGGGAAAGGGTGGTCCAGAGATTCAAACGATTAGTGGTATCAATCTGCTAACGGTTAATCGCGGTCGCGCGGGATTGAATGCACACTATCCTGACAGGGGTCTCCAGGAGTCCGTGGCTATTCATGAGATTGGACATGTGCTGGGGCTAGATCACAGTCAGAACCGAGGATCGGTAATGTATGCGATTGATCAGGGACATCTACGATTGTCGACGGGGGATCTCCTAGCTCTGCAGTATCTGTATCCGAAAAAAGGACAAAAAAAGTAG
- a CDS encoding Cof-type HAD-IIB family hydrolase — MAIKLIATDLNGTLLHDDQSFNQAMFTETLAELTKHNVKLVLSSGNQFAHLRELFADVLTPELGIIAENGASIYHDNQLVFDGSLTASQLQTFVETDRFLPCLKGAYIILTGAKGSYTEIGVPQQLIDAAEKFYDNLHQVTSLQAVTDKIKKISVSVLPGQAAQLVQSLNTALAGRLVAHDSGYGVVDLVTTNVGKLPAVQWLARHWHIQAEEIMAFGDGANDVPLLQFAGQGVAMKNAPVEIQRTGNLISEWSNQEDGVLKTIQQVIAKLA, encoded by the coding sequence GTGGCAATTAAACTTATTGCAACGGACTTGAATGGAACGCTGTTGCACGATGACCAGAGCTTTAACCAGGCGATGTTCACGGAAACTTTAGCAGAATTAACGAAGCACAATGTAAAATTGGTTCTGTCTTCTGGCAACCAATTTGCCCATCTCCGGGAGTTATTTGCTGACGTACTCACACCAGAGTTGGGTATCATCGCTGAGAATGGAGCGTCGATCTACCACGACAACCAGTTGGTCTTTGATGGTAGCTTGACGGCCAGTCAGTTGCAGACGTTTGTTGAAACTGATCGTTTTTTACCGTGTCTCAAAGGGGCCTACATCATTCTGACGGGGGCCAAGGGTTCATACACGGAAATTGGGGTGCCGCAGCAACTGATTGACGCTGCGGAAAAGTTCTACGACAATCTCCACCAGGTCACGAGTTTGCAGGCCGTGACGGATAAGATCAAGAAAATTAGTGTCTCGGTGCTACCAGGGCAGGCGGCACAATTGGTCCAGTCGCTAAATACAGCATTAGCTGGTCGATTGGTCGCGCATGATAGCGGCTATGGGGTCGTTGACCTGGTGACGACTAACGTAGGTAAGCTTCCAGCGGTTCAGTGGTTGGCCCGGCACTGGCACATTCAGGCTGAAGAGATCATGGCGTTTGGTGATGGTGCGAATGATGTACCATTGTTACAGTTTGCTGGTCAGGGTGTGGCCATGAAGAATGCGCCTGTAGAAATTCAGCGTACTGGTAACCTGATTTCCGAATGGTCGAATCAAGAGGATGGGGTCTTGAAAACTATTCAACAGGTGATTGCCAAGCTTGCTTAG
- a CDS encoding nicotinate-nucleotide adenylyltransferase, protein MVKIQERTSTQVVTEMTATAKKRRIGILGGTFNPPHLGHLVIADQVATQLGLDRVLFMPDAEPPHVDRKLTIPAKDRVAMVRGAIADNPRFDLELTEVERGGRSYTYDTMFQLTRAHPENQYYFIIGGDMVAYLPKWYRIDELLKLVQFVGVCRQGFSHQSPYPVLWVDVPQIGISSTMVRDQVRRGQSVRYLVPTMVDLYIKEHLLYRD, encoded by the coding sequence GTGGTAAAAATTCAAGAGCGAACGAGTACGCAGGTCGTGACTGAAATGACAGCGACCGCTAAGAAACGGCGCATCGGAATTTTGGGAGGAACGTTTAATCCGCCGCATCTGGGACATCTAGTCATTGCTGACCAGGTTGCTACCCAATTGGGGCTGGATCGGGTCCTTTTCATGCCGGATGCTGAGCCGCCTCACGTTGACCGCAAATTGACGATTCCTGCGAAGGACCGCGTGGCCATGGTTAGGGGTGCAATTGCGGACAATCCTCGGTTTGATTTAGAGTTAACGGAAGTTGAACGGGGGGGACGTAGTTATACCTATGACACAATGTTTCAGCTGACGCGGGCTCATCCGGAGAACCAATATTACTTTATTATTGGTGGCGACATGGTGGCTTACTTGCCCAAGTGGTATCGCATTGATGAACTCCTAAAATTAGTTCAATTTGTAGGTGTCTGTCGCCAAGGATTTTCGCATCAATCACCGTATCCGGTACTATGGGTGGACGTGCCACAAATTGGTATTAGTTCCACAATGGTTCGGGATCAGGTTCGGCGCGGCCAGTCGGTCCGTTATTTAGTGCCGACCATGGTTGATCTCTATATAAAGGAGCATCTCTTATATCGTGACTGA
- the rpmI gene encoding 50S ribosomal protein L35 gives MPKMKTNRAAAKRFRVTAKGGIKSANAYTSHRFHGKTKKQRRNLRGTRMMNETTIKTYRSLLQK, from the coding sequence ATGCCAAAGATGAAGACTAACCGCGCCGCAGCTAAGCGTTTCAGAGTAACTGCCAAGGGCGGTATCAAGAGTGCCAACGCTTACACGTCTCACCGTTTCCACGGTAAGACCAAGAAGCAACGCCGGAACCTTCGTGGTACCCGGATGATGAACGAAACGACCATCAAGACTTACCGTTCTCTGTTACAAAAGTAA
- the yqeK gene encoding bis(5'-nucleosyl)-tetraphosphatase (symmetrical) YqeK, producing MVTELTYHANIFPGTRDELLAKIEKQLKPKRFKHVQRVEQTALRLAKANGVDLEKASIAGLTHDYAKQRPAEDFIQAIKDYQLAPELLNYGNAIWHGVVGAELIKHELGIYDEDILNAVRHHTTGAAYMSPLEQVVYMADFIEPARDFPGVDDARRLTDKELAMGVAYQAKHTLAYLIDNNQPIYPKSLDTYNAWVPQYPNV from the coding sequence ATCGTGACTGAATTGACCTATCACGCAAACATTTTTCCTGGGACTCGGGATGAACTATTAGCAAAAATTGAAAAACAGTTGAAACCCAAGCGTTTTAAGCACGTCCAACGTGTGGAACAAACGGCGCTGCGATTGGCAAAAGCGAATGGTGTTGATCTGGAAAAAGCTAGTATCGCAGGTTTGACGCACGATTACGCTAAGCAACGACCAGCTGAAGACTTTATTCAGGCAATCAAAGACTATCAGCTTGCGCCGGAATTATTGAACTACGGGAACGCAATCTGGCATGGCGTGGTTGGTGCTGAGCTGATTAAGCATGAGCTGGGTATTTATGACGAAGACATTCTCAATGCCGTTCGACACCATACCACTGGTGCGGCGTACATGTCGCCACTGGAGCAAGTCGTCTACATGGCGGACTTTATTGAGCCGGCCCGGGATTTTCCCGGTGTTGATGATGCGCGACGGTTAACGGACAAAGAATTGGCCATGGGTGTGGCTTATCAGGCCAAACATACACTGGCTTACCTGATTGACAATAATCAACCAATTTATCCAAAATCTCTAGATACCTACAATGCGTGGGTACCCCAATATCCAAACGTTTGA
- the adhP gene encoding alcohol dehydrogenase AdhP yields the protein MKAAVIRDSVDGYVDIKDVTLRPITHGEALVKMEYCGLCHTDLHVAAGDFGKQPGRIIGHEGVGKVIQVADDVDNLKIGDRVSVAWFFKGCGHCEYCLTGRETLCRNVQNSGFTVDGAMAEECIVDANYAVKVPEGLDPVEATSLTCAGVTMYKALKTGETKPGQWVEVVGAGGLGNLAIQYAHNVFGAHVVAVDGNPDKLAAAKKDGAEILINRHDDNVAEQIQEKVGGVDNAQVTAVTKDAFTQSVNALKPDGKLVAVALPQGDMELNIAKTVLDGISVRGSLVGTRQDLAEAFQFGAEGKVHPIVKTRRLDEVNDIIDEMKSNSIVGRMVVDFTK from the coding sequence ATGAAAGCTGCTGTTATTCGCGATTCAGTCGACGGTTACGTTGATATTAAAGATGTTACTTTACGTCCCATTACCCATGGTGAAGCCTTAGTTAAGATGGAGTATTGTGGTCTTTGCCACACCGACTTGCACGTTGCCGCTGGTGACTTTGGCAAGCAACCAGGCCGGATCATTGGCCATGAAGGTGTTGGTAAAGTTATCCAAGTTGCCGACGATGTTGATAATTTGAAGATTGGTGACCGGGTTTCCGTTGCTTGGTTCTTCAAGGGCTGTGGCCACTGTGAATACTGCTTAACCGGTCGTGAAACTCTTTGCCGTAACGTTCAAAACTCCGGTTTTACCGTTGATGGTGCCATGGCTGAAGAATGCATCGTTGATGCTAACTACGCCGTTAAGGTCCCAGAAGGCTTGGACCCAGTAGAAGCAACTTCCCTGACTTGTGCCGGTGTTACGATGTACAAAGCTTTGAAGACTGGTGAAACGAAGCCAGGCCAATGGGTTGAAGTTGTTGGTGCCGGTGGTTTAGGTAACCTGGCTATCCAATACGCACACAATGTCTTCGGTGCTCACGTTGTTGCCGTTGATGGTAACCCTGACAAGTTAGCTGCTGCTAAGAAAGACGGTGCCGAAATCCTGATCAACCGTCATGATGACAACGTTGCTGAACAAATTCAGGAAAAAGTTGGTGGTGTTGATAACGCCCAAGTTACGGCCGTTACGAAAGACGCCTTCACCCAATCCGTTAACGCTTTGAAGCCAGATGGCAAGTTAGTTGCCGTTGCTTTACCACAAGGTGATATGGAATTGAACATTGCTAAGACCGTTCTGGATGGTATCTCAGTTCGTGGTTCCTTAGTTGGTACCCGTCAAGACTTAGCTGAAGCTTTCCAATTCGGTGCTGAAGGTAAGGTTCACCCTATCGTTAAGACACGTCGTTTGGACGAAGTTAACGACATCATTGACGAAATGAAGAGCAACTCAATCGTTGGTCGGATGGTCGTTGATTTCACGAAGTAA
- the rplT gene encoding 50S ribosomal protein L20 yields MPRVKGGTVTRARRKKVLKLAKGYRGSKHRLFKVAKDQVMKGRQYAFRDRKATKRNFRKLWIARINAAARMNGLSYSKLMHGLKLANIDVNRKMLADLAVNDAAAFKALADQAKEALAA; encoded by the coding sequence ATGCCACGAGTTAAAGGCGGTACTGTTACACGCGCACGTCGTAAGAAAGTTTTAAAGTTAGCTAAGGGTTACCGTGGTTCAAAGCACCGTTTATTCAAGGTTGCTAAGGACCAAGTCATGAAGGGTCGTCAATACGCCTTCCGTGACCGTAAAGCCACTAAGCGTAACTTCCGGAAGCTCTGGATTGCCCGGATCAACGCCGCAGCCCGGATGAACGGTCTGAGCTACAGCAAGTTGATGCACGGTTTGAAGTTAGCCAACATCGACGTAAACCGTAAGATGTTAGCCGACTTAGCAGTGAACGATGCTGCTGCATTCAAGGCTTTAGCTGACCAAGCTAAGGAAGCTTTGGCTGCTTAA
- a CDS encoding YqeG family HAD IIIA-type phosphatase: MVSGFKPTWMVTNIYDLTPGQLKANGVRAVLTDLDNTLIAWNNPDGTPELRHWLTLLEMADIQVIVVSNNSRARVDRAVAPFELPYIHRALKPLPWGLNRALHRWHLRRDEVVMVGDQLLTDVWAAHHSGVRSVLVKPILKSDAWITKGNRLLEKVVMWRLRHDYPELTWQEDLDERQRH; this comes from the coding sequence ATGGTTTCTGGATTCAAACCCACGTGGATGGTTACGAACATATACGATTTGACACCGGGGCAACTAAAAGCAAACGGGGTCCGAGCGGTGTTGACCGACCTGGATAATACCTTGATTGCCTGGAATAATCCGGATGGGACACCAGAACTGCGTCACTGGTTGACACTACTCGAAATGGCTGATATTCAGGTCATTGTCGTGTCAAATAACAGTCGTGCTCGGGTCGATCGGGCCGTGGCACCTTTTGAGTTGCCCTACATTCATCGCGCGTTAAAACCACTACCATGGGGGTTGAATCGCGCACTTCATCGTTGGCATCTACGCCGTGATGAGGTGGTCATGGTGGGTGATCAGCTGTTGACTGACGTCTGGGCAGCACACCATAGTGGTGTCCGGAGCGTTTTAGTGAAGCCCATTTTAAAGTCAGATGCGTGGATCACAAAAGGTAATCGATTATTAGAAAAGGTGGTTATGTGGCGTTTACGGCATGACTATCCCGAATTAACTTGGCAGGAGGATCTTGATGAACGACAAAGACATTGA
- a CDS encoding nucleotidyltransferase yields MLQAVGIIAEYNPFHNGHAYQVATAKRQTGADVVVAAMSGNWVQRGEPALLDKWQRAEAAVAGGVDLVIELPGAAALQPAHLFAQGGVALLTAMQCHWLAFGTEHPNMDYRRLMAHLPDDPTTFKQFDQTYASLFQGYLREQTGITLNLGNDILGFFYALANQRLGDPLELLPLARKGSQHADTKIATDGAYASATAVRRAVLHQDWAEVQSVVPPRTLALVQQGPLVTWEHYWPALRYLLLSGHVADLRRNYQITEGVEYRLKRAALTSDSFEAFMHTVKTKRYTYTRLQRQAAYLLVQARPAEMNPEPTYLRVLGYSAAGRSYLHQIKKQVTLPLISRADRDWQKGPGEFDDRLGTLRTMLTGIPQDYGRIPVKIADSDRLSRKLP; encoded by the coding sequence ATGCTACAGGCTGTGGGAATCATTGCGGAATATAATCCATTTCATAATGGGCACGCCTATCAGGTAGCCACGGCCAAACGCCAGACGGGTGCTGACGTGGTTGTTGCGGCAATGAGCGGTAACTGGGTCCAGCGGGGCGAACCCGCCCTACTGGACAAGTGGCAGCGAGCGGAAGCAGCGGTGGCTGGTGGTGTTGATCTGGTGATTGAATTACCGGGGGCCGCGGCGTTACAGCCTGCTCACCTGTTTGCACAGGGTGGCGTCGCCTTGCTAACGGCAATGCAGTGTCACTGGTTAGCCTTTGGGACGGAACATCCGAATATGGATTACCGGCGGCTGATGGCCCACTTACCAGATGATCCGACGACCTTTAAGCAATTTGACCAGACCTATGCGTCCCTGTTTCAGGGGTATCTCCGGGAACAAACGGGGATTACTTTGAATCTAGGGAATGATATTCTAGGATTCTTCTACGCCTTGGCGAACCAGCGACTAGGAGACCCCCTAGAATTGCTTCCTCTGGCACGAAAGGGTAGTCAGCATGCCGATACCAAGATTGCCACAGATGGCGCGTATGCGAGTGCTACGGCAGTTAGGCGAGCAGTGTTGCATCAGGATTGGGCAGAGGTCCAATCTGTGGTGCCCCCCCGGACACTGGCATTGGTTCAGCAGGGCCCGTTGGTGACCTGGGAGCACTATTGGCCAGCTTTACGCTACTTGCTGCTTAGCGGGCACGTGGCTGATTTGCGGCGCAATTACCAGATTACAGAGGGGGTCGAGTACCGCTTGAAACGGGCGGCGTTGACCAGTGATAGTTTCGAAGCATTCATGCACACAGTGAAGACCAAACGCTACACTTACACGCGCTTGCAGCGGCAAGCGGCGTACCTATTAGTTCAGGCACGGCCGGCCGAAATGAATCCAGAACCGACGTATTTGCGGGTGTTAGGGTATTCGGCAGCAGGCCGGTCCTACCTACATCAAATTAAGAAGCAGGTCACTTTGCCGTTGATCAGTCGAGCTGACCGTGATTGGCAAAAGGGACCGGGTGAATTTGATGACCGGCTGGGCACGCTACGAACCATGCTAACGGGAATTCCACAAGATTATGGCCGAATTCCCGTAAAAATAGCGGATTCAGACAGACTATCAAGGAAATTACCTTGA
- the yqeH gene encoding ribosome biogenesis GTPase YqeH — translation MNDKDIEPVLIDGEPLHCIGCGAEIQTTDKTAPGYTPQSALDKGLEKEEVYCQRCFRLRHYNEIVPVGLTDDDFLNLLTQIQDANALIVYVVDIFDFNGSVIPGLHRFVGSNPILLVGNKEDLLPRSLKRSKLQDWLRQRANEQGLRPIDVTLLSAKTNQSVDGLLQLINKYRGDRDVYVVGVTNVGKSTLINQIIRQNTGVKDLITTSRFPGTTLDKIELPLDDDHVLVDTPGIIQNQQMAHFIDGKDLKIVTPQKPVKPKNYQLNEQQTLFLGGVARFDYTKGPKTGFTAYFENNLYLHRTKLENADDFYERQLGQLLTPPRAENMDDFPPLVPHEFKTTMKSDLVFEGLGWITVPADAHVTGWAPAGVGVLLRRAMI, via the coding sequence ATGAACGACAAAGACATTGAACCCGTCTTAATTGACGGTGAGCCACTACACTGTATTGGGTGTGGTGCAGAGATTCAAACGACGGATAAGACGGCACCGGGTTACACGCCGCAATCTGCATTAGATAAGGGATTGGAAAAGGAAGAGGTCTATTGTCAGCGGTGCTTCCGGTTGCGTCACTATAACGAAATCGTCCCCGTTGGCTTAACGGATGATGACTTTTTGAACCTATTGACCCAGATTCAGGACGCCAACGCCCTGATTGTTTACGTCGTGGACATCTTTGATTTCAATGGGAGTGTCATTCCTGGTCTACATCGGTTCGTTGGGAGCAATCCTATCTTACTGGTGGGGAACAAGGAAGACCTGCTACCCCGCTCCTTAAAACGCAGTAAGTTACAGGATTGGCTGCGTCAACGGGCTAATGAACAGGGGTTACGCCCAATTGATGTGACGCTGTTGAGTGCTAAGACTAATCAGTCCGTTGATGGCCTGCTTCAGTTGATCAATAAGTACCGGGGCGACCGTGATGTGTACGTGGTTGGGGTCACTAATGTTGGGAAGTCAACGTTGATTAATCAAATTATCCGGCAAAACACTGGGGTTAAGGATTTGATCACGACTTCCCGGTTCCCCGGGACCACGTTGGACAAGATTGAATTACCTTTGGATGACGATCACGTCTTGGTCGATACTCCTGGGATTATTCAAAATCAACAAATGGCGCACTTCATTGATGGTAAAGATCTGAAGATTGTCACGCCACAGAAGCCTGTCAAACCTAAAAATTACCAATTAAATGAACAACAAACCTTGTTCTTAGGTGGTGTTGCGCGGTTTGATTACACCAAGGGTCCTAAGACGGGATTTACGGCGTACTTCGAAAATAATTTGTACCTTCACCGGACTAAATTGGAAAATGCGGATGATTTCTATGAACGGCAACTGGGACAGTTATTAACACCACCACGGGCCGAAAATATGGATGATTTCCCACCGTTAGTGCCACATGAATTCAAGACCACCATGAAGAGTGATTTGGTTTTTGAAGGATTGGGTTGGATCACCGTTCCAGCCGACGCACATGTGACGGGCTGGGCACCAGCCGGTGTTGGCGTATTACTACGTCGCGCAATGATTTAA
- the rpmF gene encoding 50S ribosomal protein L32: MAVPKRKTSKTKKAMRRGHIKLTMPNLTACPNCGELRKSHMVCPSCGFYDGRQVVAVKNANN; the protein is encoded by the coding sequence TTGGCTGTACCTAAGCGGAAAACGTCTAAGACGAAAAAGGCTATGCGTCGTGGTCACATCAAGTTGACTATGCCTAATTTAACTGCTTGCCCTAACTGTGGTGAATTACGTAAGTCACACATGGTTTGCCCAAGTTGTGGTTTCTACGATGGCCGTCAGGTCGTTGCGGTTAAGAACGCAAACAACTAA
- the rsfS gene encoding ribosome silencing factor — MESKQILEIAVKAAENKRAEELTALDMTKVSLLADYFLIMEANSTRQVQAIADEITDQMAANNVEVRDVEGKDAASWILIDLGDVVVHVFQKDQRSHYNLEKLWSDAPTMDLGEWVEA, encoded by the coding sequence ATGGAAAGTAAACAAATTTTAGAAATTGCGGTTAAAGCCGCAGAGAACAAACGGGCAGAGGAATTAACTGCCTTAGATATGACCAAAGTTAGCTTGTTAGCCGATTACTTTTTAATCATGGAAGCAAATTCGACGCGGCAAGTCCAAGCCATTGCAGATGAAATTACGGACCAAATGGCTGCTAACAACGTTGAGGTTCGTGACGTTGAAGGTAAGGATGCCGCTAGCTGGATCCTGATTGACTTGGGTGACGTGGTTGTTCACGTCTTCCAGAAGGATCAACGGAGCCATTACAACTTGGAAAAGCTTTGGTCCGATGCGCCAACCATGGATCTGGGCGAATGGGTTGAAGCATGA
- the yhbY gene encoding ribosome assembly RNA-binding protein YhbY, with protein MEDDNLLRGKQKRYLRAHAHNMRPLFSIGKNGLTSAWLDQLTGALENRELIKVNLQQSAEVSVDETKAFIEDNTDIQVVQTIGRVLVLYRVATDQENQKISPIVENM; from the coding sequence ATGGAGGACGACAACTTGTTACGAGGGAAACAGAAGCGTTACTTACGGGCCCATGCCCACAATATGCGACCATTATTTTCTATTGGGAAAAATGGTTTAACGAGTGCTTGGCTGGATCAATTGACTGGTGCCTTGGAAAACCGGGAACTGATCAAGGTTAATTTACAGCAGAGTGCAGAAGTCTCCGTTGATGAGACAAAAGCATTTATTGAAGATAATACGGACATTCAAGTGGTTCAAACAATCGGCCGGGTGCTAGTCTTGTACCGGGTTGCGACGGACCAAGAAAATCAAAAGATTTCACCAATCGTGGAAAACATGTAG